One genomic segment of Nonomuraea coxensis DSM 45129 includes these proteins:
- a CDS encoding SDR family NAD(P)-dependent oxidoreductase translates to MSRTSAAGLRAVVTGGGSGIGLAAATLLAERGMTVACLDLNPPGEPFAGVKADVTDDASVRAAVAEAAERLGGIDVLVNNAGIGAQGTIEDNPDSEWQRVFDVNVFGMVRVARAALPYLRRSEHASIVNTCSIAATAGLPQRALYSATKGAVLSLTLAMAADHLSEGIRVNCVNPGTADTPWVGRLLDAAPDPEAERKALNARQPMGRLVTAEEVAAAIAYLAGPESGATTGTSIAVDGGMQGLRLRPTN, encoded by the coding sequence GTGAGCCGGACAAGCGCAGCAGGTCTGAGGGCCGTCGTGACCGGCGGCGGATCCGGCATCGGCCTGGCGGCCGCCACCCTGCTCGCCGAGCGCGGCATGACGGTGGCCTGCCTCGACCTCAACCCGCCGGGCGAGCCGTTCGCCGGCGTCAAGGCGGACGTGACGGACGACGCGAGCGTGCGCGCCGCGGTGGCCGAGGCCGCCGAGCGGCTGGGCGGCATCGACGTGCTCGTCAACAACGCCGGCATCGGCGCCCAGGGGACGATCGAGGACAACCCCGACTCCGAGTGGCAGCGGGTCTTCGACGTCAACGTCTTCGGCATGGTACGGGTCGCGCGCGCCGCCCTGCCCTACCTCCGCAGGTCGGAGCACGCCTCGATCGTCAACACCTGCTCGATCGCGGCCACGGCCGGGCTGCCCCAGCGCGCGCTCTACAGCGCGACGAAGGGCGCGGTCCTGTCGCTGACGCTGGCGATGGCCGCGGACCACCTCAGCGAGGGCATCCGCGTCAACTGCGTCAACCCGGGCACCGCCGACACGCCGTGGGTCGGCCGGCTGCTCGACGCCGCCCCCGATCCCGAGGCGGAGCGGAAGGCGCTCAACGCCAGGCAGCCCATGGGCCGCCTGGTCACGGCGGAGGAGGTCGCCGCGGCGATCGCCTACCTCGCCGGCCCCGAGTCGGGCGCGACCACCGGCACCTCGATCGCGGTGGACGGCGGCATGCAGGGACTCCGGCTGCGGCCGACCAACTAG
- a CDS encoding sugar ABC transporter ATP-binding protein, with product MSIHVEARNVVKRFGPTVALNGAKIAIAEGETHALLGRNGAGKSTLVSILTGLQRPDEGEVLFSGEPAPAPGDRDAWRQRVACVYQKSTIIPALTVAENLFLNRQSDGHGPINWRTLRGRARELLDTYEVDVDVQTLAGDLSVEQRQLVEIARALSFGARFIILDEPTARLDGPAIERLFARMRSLREQGVTMMYISHHLDEVYEICQSVTVFRDARHIMTRPVAGLPQDELVHAMTGEATSAYHARERTPGERVVLSGEGLSLAGRYRNVDVSVRAGEVVGLAGSASSGKVGLAETLVGLRGADTGTVVVNGTKVKPGDVPAAMAAGLGFVPEDRHHEGFVPLLSVGENATFPIARKLGRFGVVSPSRRREKAKEMITALDIKTEGPDQPVGDLSGGNAQKVVFARALVDDPTVLVVINPTAGVDVKAKQALLGAVEDAAERGAGAVVVSDELDDLRICDRVLVMFHGEIVKDVPRGWTDHELVAVMEGIQE from the coding sequence ATGAGCATTCACGTCGAAGCCCGCAACGTCGTCAAGCGGTTCGGTCCGACCGTCGCGCTGAACGGCGCGAAGATCGCGATCGCCGAAGGCGAGACGCACGCGCTCCTCGGCAGGAACGGCGCGGGGAAGTCCACCCTCGTGTCGATCCTCACCGGGCTGCAGCGGCCGGACGAGGGCGAGGTGCTGTTCTCGGGAGAGCCGGCACCCGCCCCCGGCGACCGGGACGCCTGGCGGCAGCGCGTGGCCTGCGTCTACCAGAAGTCCACGATCATCCCGGCGCTCACCGTCGCCGAGAACCTCTTCCTCAACCGGCAGAGCGACGGGCACGGACCCATCAACTGGCGGACGCTGCGGGGCCGCGCCCGCGAACTGCTCGACACCTACGAGGTGGACGTCGACGTGCAGACGCTGGCCGGCGATCTCAGCGTCGAGCAGCGCCAGCTCGTGGAGATCGCGCGGGCGCTGTCGTTCGGCGCGCGCTTCATCATCCTCGACGAGCCCACGGCACGGCTCGACGGGCCGGCCATCGAGCGATTGTTCGCCCGCATGCGCTCGCTGCGCGAGCAGGGCGTCACGATGATGTACATCTCCCATCACCTGGACGAGGTGTACGAGATCTGCCAGAGCGTCACGGTCTTCCGCGACGCCCGGCACATCATGACCCGGCCGGTGGCCGGGCTGCCGCAGGACGAGCTGGTGCACGCCATGACCGGTGAGGCCACGTCCGCGTACCACGCGCGGGAGCGCACGCCCGGCGAGCGGGTCGTGCTCTCCGGCGAGGGGCTGTCACTGGCCGGCCGCTACCGGAACGTGGACGTCAGCGTCCGCGCCGGCGAGGTGGTCGGCCTGGCCGGCTCGGCGAGCAGCGGCAAGGTCGGCCTGGCGGAGACCCTGGTCGGGCTGCGCGGCGCGGACACGGGCACGGTCGTCGTCAACGGCACCAAGGTGAAGCCTGGCGACGTGCCCGCCGCGATGGCGGCGGGGCTCGGGTTCGTGCCCGAGGACCGCCACCACGAGGGGTTCGTCCCGTTGCTGTCGGTGGGGGAGAACGCCACGTTCCCCATCGCCCGCAAGCTCGGCCGGTTCGGCGTCGTGTCCCCGTCGCGCCGCCGCGAGAAGGCCAAGGAGATGATCACCGCCCTGGACATCAAGACCGAGGGGCCCGACCAGCCCGTCGGCGACCTGTCCGGGGGCAACGCGCAGAAGGTCGTGTTCGCGCGGGCGCTCGTGGACGATCCCACGGTGCTGGTCGTCATCAACCCGACCGCCGGCGTCGACGTCAAGGCCAAGCAGGCCCTGCTCGGCGCCGTCGAGGACGCCGCCGAGCGGGGCGCGGGGGCCGTCGTGGTCTCCGACGAGCTCGACGACCTGCGCATCTGCGACCGGGTGCTGGTGATGTTCCACGGGGAGATCGTCAAGGACGTACCACGTGGCTGGACGGACCACGAGCTCGTGGCCGTGATGGAAGGCATACAAGAGTGA
- a CDS encoding aldo/keto reductase — translation MIELPRHGFGGAPIGNLFQAVTDAEARATVDAAWESGVRLYDTAPHYGLGLSERRLGAALAGRSGYVLSTKVGRLLVPAPSPSGRDDDIFDVPGEVTRTWDFSRDGVRRSLEDSLERLGLPAVHIALMHDPDDHVEQALAEAYPALAELRAEGVVRAIGLGMNQWQAPLRFVRETDIDVVMLAGRYTLLDQSGLPLLEACAERGVKVLAAGVFNSGILATSRPGSTFDYQPAPAPLVERAARIAAVCERHDVTLPQAAMAFPLRHPAVASVVLGARTPEEVTANAALWSRPVPDALWEDLESAGLL, via the coding sequence GTGATCGAGCTGCCGCGTCACGGCTTCGGCGGCGCGCCCATCGGCAACCTCTTCCAGGCGGTCACCGACGCCGAGGCGCGCGCCACGGTGGACGCCGCCTGGGAGAGCGGGGTGCGGCTGTACGACACCGCGCCGCACTACGGCCTCGGCCTGTCCGAGCGCCGGCTCGGCGCGGCGCTCGCCGGGCGCTCGGGCTACGTCCTGTCGACCAAGGTCGGGCGGCTGCTGGTGCCCGCGCCGTCGCCGTCCGGGCGCGACGACGACATCTTCGACGTCCCGGGCGAGGTGACGCGGACGTGGGACTTCTCGCGCGACGGCGTGCGCCGCTCGCTGGAGGACTCCCTCGAACGGCTGGGGCTGCCGGCCGTGCACATCGCCCTCATGCACGACCCCGACGACCACGTGGAGCAGGCGCTCGCGGAGGCGTACCCGGCGCTGGCCGAGCTGCGGGCCGAGGGCGTGGTGCGGGCGATCGGGCTCGGCATGAACCAGTGGCAGGCGCCGCTGCGGTTCGTGCGGGAGACCGACATCGACGTCGTCATGCTGGCCGGGCGCTACACCCTGCTCGACCAGTCGGGCCTGCCCCTGCTGGAGGCGTGCGCCGAGCGCGGGGTGAAGGTGCTGGCGGCCGGCGTCTTCAACAGCGGCATCCTGGCCACGTCCAGGCCGGGAAGCACCTTCGACTACCAGCCGGCGCCCGCGCCGCTCGTGGAGCGGGCCGCCAGGATCGCCGCGGTGTGCGAGCGGCACGACGTCACGCTGCCGCAGGCGGCCATGGCGTTCCCGCTGCGGCATCCGGCGGTCGCCAGCGTCGTGCTCGGGGCGCGCACCCCGGAGGAGGTCACGGCGAACGCGGCCCTGTGGTCACGGCCGGTGCCTGACGCGCTGTGGGAGGACCTGGAGTCCGCGGGGCTGCTCTAG
- a CDS encoding steroid 3-ketoacyl-CoA thiolase — MSTPVIVEAVRTPIGKRAGWLAGLKPQQVLATALNGLIERSGLDPAAVEQVFAGCVTQAGEQGGHVGRGSWLYAGLPHQVGVTTVDAQCGSSQQAVHLAAALIGAGVIEVGIGCGVEVMSRAPLGSNVLPANPRPDDWDLDLPDQFTAAERIAARRGLTRERLDWFGARSQHLAAKAWADGRFEREIVPVGGVRRDQGLRETTVDGLAKLKPVVEGALHTAGTSSQISDGAAAVLVMSEEAARRHGLRPRARIRAQALVGAEPYYHLDGPVDATAKALADAGMTIGDIDRFEVNEAFASVVLSWASVHEPDLDRVNVNGGAIALGHPVGATGARLITTALHELERADATTALVTMCAGGALATATILERIG, encoded by the coding sequence GTGAGCACACCCGTGATCGTCGAAGCCGTCCGCACCCCCATCGGCAAGCGGGCCGGCTGGCTCGCCGGGCTCAAGCCGCAACAGGTTCTCGCCACCGCGCTCAACGGGCTGATCGAGCGGTCGGGTCTCGACCCCGCGGCCGTCGAGCAGGTCTTCGCCGGCTGCGTGACGCAGGCGGGCGAGCAGGGCGGGCACGTCGGCCGGGGCTCCTGGCTCTACGCCGGGCTGCCGCACCAGGTGGGCGTCACCACCGTCGACGCGCAGTGCGGCTCCTCGCAGCAGGCCGTGCACCTCGCCGCCGCCCTGATCGGCGCGGGCGTGATCGAGGTGGGCATCGGCTGCGGCGTCGAGGTGATGAGCCGCGCGCCGCTCGGCAGCAACGTGCTGCCCGCCAACCCGCGTCCCGACGACTGGGACCTCGACCTGCCCGACCAGTTCACCGCCGCCGAGCGCATCGCCGCGCGGCGCGGGCTCACCCGCGAGCGGCTCGACTGGTTCGGGGCGCGCTCCCAGCACCTGGCCGCCAAGGCGTGGGCCGACGGCCGCTTCGAGCGCGAGATCGTGCCGGTCGGCGGCGTCCGCAGGGACCAGGGCCTGCGCGAGACCACCGTGGACGGGCTGGCCAAGCTCAAGCCGGTGGTGGAGGGCGCGCTGCACACGGCGGGCACCTCGTCCCAGATCTCCGACGGCGCGGCCGCGGTGCTGGTGATGAGCGAGGAGGCGGCGCGGCGGCACGGCCTGCGCCCCCGTGCCCGCATCCGGGCGCAGGCGCTGGTCGGCGCGGAGCCCTACTACCACCTCGACGGGCCCGTGGACGCGACCGCCAAGGCGCTGGCCGACGCCGGGATGACGATCGGCGACATCGACCGGTTCGAGGTGAACGAGGCGTTCGCCTCCGTCGTGCTGTCGTGGGCGAGCGTGCACGAGCCCGACCTGGACCGGGTCAACGTCAACGGCGGCGCGATCGCCCTCGGTCATCCCGTCGGCGCGACCGGCGCGCGGCTCATCACCACGGCGCTGCACGAGCTGGAACGCGCCGACGCGACGACCGCCCTCGTCACCATGTGCGCGGGCGGCGCGCTCGCCACCGCGACGATCCTCGAACGGATCGGTTGA
- a CDS encoding MBL fold metallo-hydrolase → MKTRRRPYAEQRPQDLGGGVWSVPVPIPGSPLGYTLVYAVESPKGPVLVDAGWNHPEAWQALSGGLATLGIDVSTVRGVVVTHFHPDHAGLAGQVREASGAWIAMHENDAAMVRLMHDFAGDEHTAFQSDMLRRAGADPSEARAASGERPAPPAVPDRELRDGDLVDLPGRKLRAVHTPGHTPGHICLHLEDADRLFTGDHVLPDITPHIGIYPYDREDVDPLGDFLESLERVGELGTLDALPAHEWIFPDVAARAAEIRHHHEEKLDALLALLAGQPEPQTIWEVAAMMTWNKPWDTLPPMLRGMAAGEAAAHLRTLEARGRIRRLPDVELVRFQALDS, encoded by the coding sequence ATGAAGACCAGACGCCGGCCGTACGCGGAGCAGCGCCCGCAGGATCTCGGCGGCGGGGTGTGGAGCGTGCCGGTGCCGATCCCCGGCAGCCCGCTCGGCTACACCCTCGTCTACGCCGTCGAGTCGCCGAAGGGCCCGGTGCTGGTCGACGCCGGCTGGAACCATCCGGAGGCGTGGCAGGCGCTGAGCGGCGGCCTCGCGACGCTCGGGATCGACGTGAGCACGGTGCGGGGGGTGGTCGTCACGCACTTCCACCCCGACCACGCCGGGCTGGCCGGCCAGGTCAGGGAGGCTTCCGGAGCCTGGATCGCGATGCACGAGAACGACGCGGCGATGGTCCGGCTCATGCACGACTTCGCCGGCGACGAGCACACGGCCTTCCAGTCCGACATGCTGCGCCGGGCCGGGGCCGATCCCAGCGAGGCGAGGGCGGCCTCGGGCGAGCGGCCGGCCCCGCCCGCGGTGCCCGACCGCGAGCTGCGCGACGGCGACCTCGTGGACCTGCCGGGGCGCAAGCTGCGGGCCGTCCACACGCCCGGCCACACCCCGGGGCACATCTGCCTGCACCTGGAGGACGCCGACCGGCTGTTCACCGGCGACCACGTGCTGCCCGACATCACCCCGCACATCGGCATCTATCCCTACGACCGCGAGGACGTCGATCCGCTGGGCGACTTCCTGGAGTCGCTGGAGCGGGTCGGCGAGCTGGGGACGCTCGACGCCCTCCCCGCCCATGAATGGATATTTCCGGATGTGGCGGCACGAGCCGCCGAGATCCGCCACCATCACGAGGAGAAGCTCGACGCGCTGCTCGCCCTCCTGGCCGGACAGCCCGAGCCGCAGACCATCTGGGAGGTCGCCGCGATGATGACGTGGAACAAACCATGGGACACCCTGCCCCCCATGCTGCGGGGCATGGCGGCCGGAGAGGCGGCGGCCCACCTGCGGACCCTTGAGGCCCGCGGCCGGATCCGCCGCCTGCCCGACGTCGAACTCGTCCGCTTCCAGGCTCTAGACTCCTAG
- a CDS encoding GNAT family N-acetyltransferase, protein MIIKAVSPHDDPIGGALLAVQKAAYAVEAELIGDDRIPPLRESLAELRARDLLWLAAFDGDGDGSGDGGPTGAVAWTESPEELDIDRLVVAPSMARRGIGRALVEAVLARAGGRRVVVSTARGNVPARRLYEGLGFTLLGETEAIPKLWIANYALLG, encoded by the coding sequence GTGATCATCAAGGCGGTGTCGCCGCACGACGACCCGATCGGGGGCGCGTTGCTGGCGGTGCAGAAGGCGGCGTACGCGGTCGAGGCGGAGCTCATCGGCGACGACCGGATCCCGCCGCTGCGCGAGAGCCTGGCCGAGCTGCGGGCGCGCGACCTGCTGTGGCTGGCCGCCTTCGACGGCGACGGCGACGGCTCTGGCGACGGCGGGCCGACGGGGGCGGTGGCCTGGACGGAGAGCCCGGAGGAGCTCGACATCGACCGGCTCGTGGTGGCCCCGTCGATGGCCCGGCGCGGCATCGGCCGGGCGCTGGTCGAGGCGGTGCTGGCCCGCGCCGGCGGACGCCGCGTCGTCGTGTCCACGGCGCGCGGCAACGTGCCCGCGCGCCGCCTCTACGAAGGGCTCGGCTTCACCCTGCTCGGCGAGACCGAGGCCATCCCCAAGCTGTGGATCGCGAACTACGCCCTGCTCGGCTAG
- a CDS encoding FadR/GntR family transcriptional regulator has translation MAVTDAAIDKIKEMIVSGELAPGDRLPKEADLAERLGLSRNSLREAVRALSLINVLDVRQGDGTYVTSLEPGLLLDTMSFVLDLHRDDTVLQFFEVRRILEPAATAMAAEQMKDDEIEELRVILESLPERPTIEELVANDLRFHQRIAQGSGNSVLCSFIESLSGPTNRARIWRGLTQEGAMQKTREQHTAIYEAIAARQADVARSWATVHVAGVESWLRRALELD, from the coding sequence GTGGCGGTCACCGACGCGGCCATCGACAAGATCAAGGAAATGATCGTCTCGGGCGAGCTCGCCCCTGGCGACCGGCTGCCGAAGGAGGCCGACCTGGCCGAGCGGCTCGGCCTCTCGCGCAACTCGCTGCGCGAGGCCGTGCGCGCACTGTCCCTCATCAACGTCCTCGATGTACGCCAGGGCGACGGCACCTACGTCACCAGCCTGGAGCCCGGCCTGCTCCTCGACACCATGTCGTTCGTGCTCGACCTGCACCGCGACGACACGGTGCTGCAGTTCTTCGAGGTCCGGCGCATCCTGGAGCCGGCCGCCACCGCGATGGCGGCCGAGCAGATGAAGGACGACGAGATCGAGGAGCTGCGGGTCATCCTGGAGTCGCTGCCCGAGCGGCCCACGATCGAGGAGCTGGTGGCCAACGACCTGCGTTTCCACCAGCGCATCGCCCAGGGGTCGGGCAACAGCGTGCTGTGCTCGTTCATCGAGAGCCTGTCGGGTCCGACGAACCGGGCGCGGATCTGGCGCGGGCTCACCCAGGAGGGCGCGATGCAGAAGACCCGCGAGCAGCACACCGCGATCTACGAGGCCATCGCCGCCCGCCAGGCCGACGTGGCCCGCTCCTGGGCCACGGTGCACGTGGCCGGCGTGGAGTCGTGGCTGCGCCGGGCGCTCGAACTCGACTGA
- a CDS encoding ABC transporter permease, translated as MTTLTAPASRLRLARFRDLTLVPVIVLLLVVGAFLDPTFLTAGNLTNVLQQQAAISLLVLAEAMILIAGKFDLSLESTVGTAPAIAVMLVVPAAAGGFGLGLPGALVIPLALLVGAAIGAFNGFLIIRFQLSAFIVTLAMLIIVHGLLQGPTEGKTLFQLPDSILYLGSAMWLGLPAAIWIAGLLFAAGIFGLGYLRVGRSLYAIGGNLDAARAAGIRVDRVLYGVFILGGVLAALAGILETGRLGAIGNNMGVGWIFMVFAAAVIGGVSMDGGKGTILGALTGVLVIGLVQNILTLIGVSGFWQPVIYGSIILIALMISRIAGGKAQD; from the coding sequence GTGACCACTTTGACCGCACCGGCCTCGCGGCTACGGCTGGCCAGGTTCCGCGACCTGACGCTCGTGCCGGTGATCGTGCTCCTGCTCGTCGTGGGCGCGTTCCTGGACCCGACCTTCCTGACGGCGGGCAACCTCACGAACGTCCTCCAGCAGCAGGCGGCGATCTCGCTCCTCGTGCTGGCCGAGGCCATGATCCTGATCGCCGGGAAGTTCGACCTGTCGCTGGAGTCGACGGTCGGCACCGCGCCCGCCATCGCCGTGATGCTGGTGGTTCCCGCCGCGGCGGGCGGGTTCGGCCTCGGGCTGCCCGGCGCGCTCGTGATCCCGCTCGCGCTGCTCGTCGGGGCCGCGATCGGCGCCTTCAACGGGTTCCTGATCATCAGGTTCCAGCTTTCGGCGTTCATCGTGACGCTGGCCATGCTGATCATCGTGCACGGTCTCCTCCAGGGGCCGACCGAGGGCAAGACGCTGTTCCAGCTTCCCGACTCGATCCTCTACCTCGGCAGCGCCATGTGGCTCGGCCTGCCCGCGGCCATCTGGATCGCCGGGCTGCTGTTCGCGGCGGGCATCTTCGGCCTCGGCTACCTGCGCGTCGGCCGCTCGCTGTACGCGATCGGCGGCAACCTCGACGCCGCCCGCGCCGCCGGCATCCGGGTGGACCGCGTGCTCTACGGCGTGTTCATCCTCGGCGGCGTCCTCGCGGCGCTCGCCGGCATCCTGGAGACCGGCCGCCTCGGCGCGATCGGCAACAACATGGGCGTCGGCTGGATCTTCATGGTGTTCGCCGCGGCCGTCATCGGCGGCGTCAGCATGGACGGCGGCAAGGGCACCATCCTCGGCGCGCTCACCGGTGTGCTGGTGATCGGCCTGGTGCAGAACATCCTCACGCTGATCGGCGTCTCCGGCTTCTGGCAGCCCGTCATCTACGGCAGCATCATCCTCATCGCCCTGATGATCAGCCGGATAGCGGGCGGGAAGGCACAGGATTGA
- a CDS encoding DNA polymerase ligase N-terminal domain-containing protein translates to MPDKLERYRSKRDAARTPEPVPPEPPAAGDGNAFVVQEHHARSLHWDLRLERDGVLVSWAVPKGLPADPGTDHLAVHTEDHPMEYLTFHGEIPQGEYGGGTMTVWDTGTYETEKWSDREVKVVLRGTRASGRFVLFRTRGKNWMIHRMDEAVRDPFPAPGPMLPAERARPPRDAAAYAFEFAWGGRRLLVPIDGGRTDAAREHPWLRPLATSFGSRSALLDGEVVTLGGAGILVVYDLLYDDGHALLDRPYAERRAALEALELPGTRWQVAPSWPGEAGPVRQAAREQGLPGVVAKRLDSPYEPGPSTSWLFIPS, encoded by the coding sequence GTGCCGGACAAACTTGAGCGATATCGCAGCAAGCGCGACGCCGCCCGCACGCCCGAACCCGTCCCTCCCGAGCCTCCGGCCGCCGGCGACGGCAACGCTTTCGTCGTCCAGGAGCACCACGCCCGGTCGCTGCACTGGGACCTGCGCCTGGAACGCGACGGCGTCCTCGTCTCCTGGGCCGTGCCCAAGGGCCTGCCCGCCGACCCCGGGACGGACCATCTGGCCGTCCACACCGAGGACCACCCCATGGAGTACCTCACCTTCCACGGCGAGATCCCCCAGGGCGAGTACGGCGGCGGCACCATGACCGTCTGGGACACCGGCACGTACGAGACGGAGAAGTGGTCCGACCGCGAGGTCAAGGTGGTGCTGCGCGGCACCCGCGCCTCCGGCCGGTTCGTGCTGTTCCGCACGCGCGGCAAGAACTGGATGATCCACCGCATGGACGAGGCGGTACGCGACCCGTTCCCCGCGCCCGGCCCGATGCTCCCTGCCGAACGCGCCCGCCCGCCCAGGGACGCCGCCGCGTACGCCTTCGAGTTCGCCTGGGGCGGCCGCCGCCTCCTGGTGCCGATCGACGGCGGCCGGACGGACGCCGCCCGCGAGCATCCCTGGCTGCGGCCCCTCGCCACGTCGTTCGGCAGCCGGAGCGCCCTCCTGGACGGCGAGGTCGTCACGCTCGGCGGGGCCGGGATCCTGGTCGTCTACGACCTGCTGTACGACGACGGCCACGCCCTGCTCGACCGCCCGTACGCCGAGCGCAGGGCCGCGCTGGAGGCGCTGGAGCTGCCGGGGACCCGCTGGCAGGTCGCCCCGTCGTGGCCCGGGGAGGCGGGGCCGGTGCGGCAGGCGGCCAGGGAGCAGGGGCTGCCGGGGGTGGTCGCGAAGCGGCTGGACTCTCCGTACGAGCCGGGTCCTTCGACGTCCTGGCTCTTCATTCCGTCCTGA
- a CDS encoding sugar ABC transporter substrate-binding protein, which translates to MKFGRVIAGTALLAVVTACGSGSTTEGASGGGGKVGIDHPRADSDFWNSYIKYAPQMASELKVDLMPATNSQNDVSKLVNNVQALVGQGAKAIVMAPQDTGAVANTLQQLENKKIPVVSVDTRPDKGKVYMVVRADNRAYGTKACEFLGEKLGGKGKVVQLQGALSSINGRDRSEAFLECMKTKFPDITVFSEPTEWEGSKAASMLQTRLEQNPDIKGIYLHAGGVHLAPTLQVLKQKGLLVQPDDPKHIFVVSNDGIPQEFDAIRKGEIDATMSQPADLYAKYALFYAKAALEGKTFQPGPTDHDSTIIQLPNGLEDQLPAPLVTKDNVDDKNLWGNQVG; encoded by the coding sequence ATGAAGTTCGGACGGGTGATCGCGGGCACCGCCCTCTTGGCGGTCGTCACGGCGTGCGGCTCAGGCTCCACGACAGAAGGCGCGAGCGGCGGCGGCGGGAAGGTCGGCATCGACCACCCCAGGGCCGACTCCGACTTCTGGAACTCCTACATCAAGTACGCCCCGCAGATGGCGAGCGAGCTCAAGGTGGACCTCATGCCCGCCACGAACTCGCAGAACGACGTGTCCAAGCTGGTCAACAACGTGCAGGCGCTGGTCGGCCAGGGCGCCAAGGCCATCGTCATGGCGCCCCAGGACACCGGCGCGGTGGCCAACACGCTGCAGCAGCTGGAGAACAAGAAGATCCCCGTCGTCTCCGTCGACACCCGGCCGGACAAGGGCAAGGTCTACATGGTCGTCCGCGCCGACAACCGCGCGTACGGCACCAAGGCGTGCGAGTTCCTCGGCGAGAAGCTCGGCGGCAAGGGCAAGGTCGTCCAGCTCCAGGGCGCGCTCAGCTCGATCAACGGCCGTGACCGGTCGGAGGCGTTCCTGGAGTGCATGAAGACGAAGTTCCCCGACATCACGGTCTTCAGCGAGCCGACCGAGTGGGAGGGCAGCAAGGCGGCGTCCATGCTGCAGACCCGCCTGGAGCAGAACCCTGACATCAAGGGCATCTACCTGCACGCGGGCGGCGTCCACCTGGCGCCCACGCTGCAGGTGCTCAAGCAGAAGGGCCTGCTCGTGCAGCCGGACGACCCCAAGCACATCTTCGTGGTCTCCAACGACGGCATCCCGCAGGAGTTCGACGCCATCCGCAAGGGCGAGATCGACGCCACGATGTCGCAGCCGGCCGACCTCTACGCGAAGTACGCGCTCTTCTACGCGAAGGCCGCGCTGGAGGGCAAGACGTTCCAGCCGGGCCCGACCGACCACGACAGCACCATCATCCAGCTCCCCAACGGCCTTGAGGACCAGCTTCCCGCGCCTTTGGTCACCAAGGACAACGTGGACGACAAGAACCTCTGGGGCAACCAGGTCGGCTGA